Genomic DNA from Lentimicrobiaceae bacterium:
CAGAAAAATCTTCCTGAGATAAATTATTTTTGTTGCGTAACTCCTTTATTCTTAAACCGATAGACATGAGGTGTAAAAATTTTTTAAAAATATTTGATATAAATTGTATCAATGATAGAAATTATATCTATATTTGCAATGATTTTTAATATTAAAAATCGGGTGTAAAGATATAAAATTATTATAAAAATGAAAAAAACGGAAATTTTTGTAAAACACGGAGAGAAAAAGAGGCTTATGAAGCTACTCAACACAACATATCCGACGGTAGCAACAGCTTTAAGCGACAAGTATCACACGAAATTACACGAAAAGATAAGAAAAGCTGCACTCAACAATGGCGGTGTAGAAAGTAGATAATATTAATGACTAATGGCTGAATTATTTAATAATATTATGTGTATAAGAGCTAAAGAACTCACTCAAGGCAGTGAGCCTATAATAAGTAAACACGCTTGTATAAAATATATACAACGTAATGACCACGTTCGTGTGCGTAAAGGTGGAGGTTCTGGTAATACTGTTTTATTAAAGTGGGATTCACTCCGTCCTGATTTAAAAGAAAAATATATACAGAAATACGGAAACCCACGTGATAACACTGCAGCAAAATTTTTTAAACAATATCTGAAAAAAGATGATGCAGCTCTCGATTTCTACAGCGGATATCTTACAAACGATGATAAACGCCTGCCGGACGCAAAAATTGAGGAGTACTGCAGAAATGCTGAGGTGCTAAACGCACTACACGTAATTATACAAGACAGAACCATCATGGCTAAGGCATTAGGCGGAAAAATTACCGCACCTTTTGCCAAATTCGCCGACATAATTAACAATGATATTGCCGATTATGGGCACAACTTGCCTAAAAACCCGAGTCGACTAAAAATCAAATATAACGAATATATAAAAGAGGGCTACATCTCGTTAGTACACAAAGGTTTCGCAAATAAAAATCCTGAAAAAATTAACGATGATGCGAAGCTATGGCTACTCGCACAATGGGCGAACCAGGTGCAAAAAATTACCTCGCTCAAACATTTGCTTACCTTATATAATAAGGAGGCAAAAATTAGAAATTGGAAAGAGGTTGAGGAGCAAACTCTACGTAACTTCTTGTTTTCGGAAGAAATAAAACCGCTTTGGTGGGGACATCGCTACGGCGAACTCAAATTCAAAGAGAAATTTATATATCAGCATTCAACTAAAATGCCGACAATGCGTGACTCATTGTGGTATGGCGACGGCACAAAACTGAATTACTACTATTTGGAAGATGGCAAAATGAAAACCACTAACGTGTATGAAGTAATGGATGTTTACAGCGAGATGTTATTAGGTTATTGCATAGCTGACTCGGAAGACTACAGGTCGCAATTCACTGCTTTTAGAATGGCAGTGCAGACAAGCGGTCAACGTCCTTATCAAATATCGTTCGACAACCAGGGCGGTCACAAAAAACTCGTAACCGGACAGTTTATAAGTAAAATATCTGACTTAGCAATCAGCACACAGCCATACAACGCTAAGAGTAAAACAATAGAGAACGCATTTGGAAGGCTGCAGTCGGAGTATTTAAAGCAAGACTGGTTCTTTACAGGTCAAAACATACAGTCTAAAAAGGAGGAAAGCAAGGCAAATATGGAATTTATACTTGCTAACAAAAACAA
This window encodes:
- a CDS encoding kinase — encoded protein: MAELFNNIMCIRAKELTQGSEPIISKHACIKYIQRNDHVRVRKGGGSGNTVLLKWDSLRPDLKEKYIQKYGNPRDNTAAKFFKQYLKKDDAALDFYSGYLTNDDKRLPDAKIEEYCRNAEVLNALHVIIQDRTIMAKALGGKITAPFAKFADIINNDIADYGHNLPKNPSRLKIKYNEYIKEGYISLVHKGFANKNPEKINDDAKLWLLAQWANQVQKITSLKHLLTLYNKEAKIRNWKEVEEQTLRNFLFSEEIKPLWWGHRYGELKFKEKFIYQHSTKMPTMRDSLWYGDGTKLNYYYLEDGKMKTTNVYEVMDVYSEMLLGYCIADSEDYRSQFTAFRMAVQTSGQRPYQISFDNQGGHKKLVTGQFISKISDLAISTQPYNAKSKTIENAFGRLQSEYLKQDWFFTGQNIQSKKEESKANMEFILANKNNLPSLGEVRQIYKQRRDEWNNAPHPATGIPRKEMYRSSENPATTPVQIWDMINIFWVLRTEPVTVSAYGINFKENGVQMQYMVYKNDSPDINWLRDNIDKKVWIKTDPEDSSLIALYDKDSKGELRFLTYAQPKTIIHRNKQEQEDWEAAFIKQIEGESKRIRVETRDAMDDILEQHGMLPEQHGLNSPLIAGVEKAKKTAKRRKVATTIGGYQKAESLVTETDEFNLYDIM